TAAGTACACAACACAGACATTGAAATTTTTACGCTTTAAGTGCTCCACAAAGTTCTTAAGCACTGGTACATGGGAGAAGAGTTCTATCTGGCCTTAAATGACAAAAGAAATTGGCATCAGAATCTCAGTACTAGAAGATAAATAAATGCACATGATGGTAATTCTCAGAGAGAAAAAATATCAGTTGGATATTTGTTTCTTCAGGGGGGAGAGCAATCGGCATAGAGGATAAAGACAATTCAACTGTGCAAAAAACTAAGGATTTAACTGATAAGGCACTGCAATGAGTATTGATAGCCATTTATGTCAGCAAAGTCATCACTAATTTGGAAGGGGAGTGCAGTCCAACTAGAGTTTACCATGTGATAAGGTTTACAAGAATGATTGCTAAGGAACCAGGCATTCCTAGGTGATCATCAATATTTTAAAGGTACCAGTACAGACTAAGAAAAACTCTGAAGGATAAAGACACTTCAGGAAAAGGGACTATGAGTTTCGGCTGAATCTTAGATGAGCAACAAAACATCTCAGTAATCATAATGAGTGGCTCTAGTGTCATAGTATTATATCACATAAGATACTCCATGAAAATAAATGTATCATAAGATTCATAACATAAGTTCTTGAACAAAGAGACAACAATGTCAGGAAACAGTCGTGCTACCTGGGCAGTCAAAAACTAAATAATCATCATCCAAATAATTGTCCAATTCTTCTGTCAGCCACTCATCCAGATTTTCTTCGAGGTGCATGTGGTAGTTAAGGCTGTACAAAATTTCATACAGCGTATTGAAAGACTGACATGCCATTTACCTGATAATCACAGTTCAGCTTTGGTAAAAGACAGTTATACTGAGACAGCACTAAAGCATAAATTAACAGCATGAAGAATTGAATGGAATCATATATAGTGAAGGATACTCCATGCAGTAAATAAGGCCACCATTTGGCCCCAATCCAAGCTCCTCCATGACATCCTCCAACGAAATGAGTTCCCTAATATCTGAAAACAAGCGTCCAGATTAAGGACATGCAAAGTGGAATATGCCACAGTACTAACAACAATCAATAAACCCAAAAGTTGCAGGGTCTCACCCATTGCTACAGGATAGTTGAAATTCTCAGCAGCAGGATCTAAGTTTACAATATTAATTGATCGGCCAATAGTTTCGCAATGTTGGGCCAAGCTAGAACAATAGGTAGACTGCAACAACCAGATATAGTGCATCTTAATAGAGAGCATTACTCATCATAGTAACAAGAAAAATGCACAAATTAATAAATCCAAATCACCACCACCATCAGGACAAATATATGTGCCAGATGATAAAATATAGATGAACTTGTAAGATACGCAGCAACATTTGTTAATAACCTTTCCACTGCAGCAGGGCCAATGACTAATTGTGCGTACCCATGATAGTTCCTATTGGTTTCGAACTGTTAGTCGGAAATGGAGGTTCGGAGAAATCAAGGGCTTGAAAGACTCCAAGAACTGCAACCAAAGCGTAACTAGCGAACCAAACAGCAGCCGCAAACAATAAGCTCAGTGCATCAGTGAGGCCCATAAAGTAATGTCACTGGTGAAAGCATTATTACACCGCTTGAATCATCAGCCACACAGCAAAAAAGGACAAAAAAAATCGGATTAGTACAGAAAACAATTCAAATTGTTCCCATTCGTAAAACACGAGCAATCAATAAGTATGCATACAATCTTAACACAGATTTCAAAGATACAATAATGCCCCAGTCATAATTTTAACAACATACAGAAAATCTTCTATTCAGAACACAAGAATAACacataaaagagaaacaacagTACAAATACAATACATTAAACCAGAATTACATCTATCCCTTAGAACTACACTTTTTTCGCCAAGTAGCTTCAACTCCAACAGTAGTAATCAAACATCCTAACAAGTATGAAACTTTCTCTTCAGCGCCCAACACCGAGTAACAGGAGAATAAACGATACAGACGCATCAGTTGTTCAA
The genomic region above belongs to Salvia splendens isolate huo1 unplaced genomic scaffold, SspV2 ctg1007, whole genome shotgun sequence and contains:
- the LOC121788271 gene encoding GPN-loop GTPase 3-like; this encodes MDIRELISLEDVMEELGLGPNGGLIYCMEHLEENLDEWLTEELDNYLDDDYLVFDCPGQIELFSHVPVLKNFVEHLKRKNFNVCVVYLLDSQFITDVTKFISGCMASLSAMVQLELPHVNVLSKMDLVRNKRDIENYLNPEPQTLLAELNQRMAPQFGKLNKSLIEL